One Chitinophaga parva DNA segment encodes these proteins:
- a CDS encoding DUF6691 family protein, translating into MQETDFEVAREAATSKVPGGWEKQWWMYILAGTYFGIVLTKAEVISWFRIQEMFRLQSFHMYGVIGSAVVTGMISVWIIKRFRVKTFSGQPVTFPVKSFHKGQILGGLCFGFGWALTGACPGPLYAQIGTGATVVTVTLLSAIAGTWVYGKVRQKLPH; encoded by the coding sequence ATGCAGGAAACAGATTTTGAAGTAGCCCGGGAAGCCGCCACCAGCAAGGTGCCCGGCGGATGGGAAAAACAATGGTGGATGTACATCCTGGCAGGCACTTACTTTGGCATTGTGCTTACCAAGGCCGAAGTGATCTCCTGGTTCCGCATCCAGGAAATGTTCCGCTTACAATCCTTCCATATGTATGGCGTCATCGGCTCCGCGGTAGTTACGGGTATGATCAGTGTGTGGATCATTAAGCGCTTCCGCGTAAAAACATTTTCCGGGCAGCCGGTCACTTTCCCGGTGAAATCGTTTCACAAAGGGCAGATCTTGGGCGGGCTGTGTTTCGGCTTTGGATGGGCCCTCACCGGCGCCTGCCCCGGCCCGCTGTACGCACAGATAGGCACGGGTGCCACCGTGGTGACCGTAACCCTGCTGAGTGCTATTGCAGGCACCTGGGTGTACGGAAAAGTACGGCAAAAGTTGCCACATTGA
- a CDS encoding PAS domain-containing protein, whose protein sequence is MLQFDHLKDQLAQSNLYYLISMGLEGAYTFTNDHYTQAFGPSGNSLLGQLFDALVHPEDMPIARTTRLQCMQYPEQLFPLMVRKADRHGDYVLTQWECQALRDDTGHIRGVYCMGSNLTACLDEAGRPLLACDVPRIDMPSHETRRHLANLMGLVTVLQQTDDARQLRSLCTMIQASAQGLDGVMRQWYSVSH, encoded by the coding sequence ATGCTACAGTTTGACCATCTAAAGGACCAGTTAGCCCAATCTAATCTCTACTACCTTATCAGCATGGGGCTGGAGGGTGCTTACACTTTTACCAACGATCATTATACACAGGCCTTTGGCCCTTCGGGCAATTCCTTGCTGGGACAGCTTTTTGACGCGCTGGTGCATCCCGAGGACATGCCCATTGCGCGCACCACCCGCCTGCAGTGCATGCAGTACCCCGAACAGTTGTTTCCACTGATGGTACGCAAGGCGGACCGGCACGGTGATTATGTGCTGACGCAGTGGGAATGCCAGGCCCTCCGGGATGATACCGGCCATATCCGGGGCGTGTATTGCATGGGCAGTAACCTCACCGCCTGCCTGGATGAAGCGGGCCGCCCCTTGCTGGCCTGCGATGTGCCGCGTATCGATATGCCTTCCCACGAAACGCGGCGTCACCTGGCCAACCTTATGGGGCTGGTAACGGTGCTGCAGCAAACGGACGATGCCCGCCAGCTGCGCAGCCTGTGCACTATGATCCAGGCCAGCGCCCAGGGACTGGATGGGGTGATGCGGCAGTGGTACAGTGTGAGTCATTAA
- a CDS encoding NAD-dependent epimerase/dehydratase family protein: MYTILGANGSIANALSTLLIENQQPVRLVSRNPQPKAGAETMQADLLDAAQTKAAVQGSEVVFLLAGLPYDHKIWAVQWPKIMDNVIAACQAAHAKLIFFDNVYMYGPVDGPMTENTPYRPTSKKGKIRAAIATKLMDEVIAGRLVASIARCADFYGKGADKTGILNILVTNNLAKGKSAQWMGSVNFVHSYTYVPDAARALLLMAKDELAWNQVWHLPTAKPALTGKEYIEKVAALTGAKPKYMVLGKFMLQLFGLFSTPMAELAEMIYQYDRPYIFDSTKFEQHFNFQPTSYDAGLKAVLEK; the protein is encoded by the coding sequence ATGTACACCATCCTCGGCGCCAATGGCAGCATAGCAAATGCACTTAGCACCCTCCTTATTGAAAACCAGCAACCGGTACGCCTGGTAAGCCGCAATCCCCAGCCCAAAGCAGGCGCAGAGACCATGCAGGCAGACCTGCTGGATGCCGCCCAGACCAAAGCCGCCGTACAGGGCTCTGAAGTAGTATTCCTCCTGGCGGGCCTGCCGTATGATCATAAAATATGGGCCGTGCAGTGGCCGAAGATCATGGACAACGTGATAGCCGCGTGCCAGGCTGCCCATGCAAAGCTGATCTTCTTTGATAACGTATACATGTATGGCCCGGTAGATGGACCGATGACGGAGAACACTCCTTACCGCCCCACCAGTAAAAAGGGAAAGATCCGTGCGGCCATTGCCACAAAGCTGATGGATGAAGTGATAGCAGGCCGCCTCGTGGCTTCCATTGCGCGCTGCGCAGACTTCTACGGGAAAGGCGCTGATAAAACCGGCATCCTCAACATCCTGGTGACCAACAACCTGGCCAAGGGTAAAAGTGCGCAATGGATGGGCAGCGTAAACTTCGTGCATTCGTACACGTATGTGCCCGATGCCGCCAGGGCATTGCTCCTCATGGCGAAAGACGAACTGGCCTGGAACCAGGTCTGGCATTTGCCTACGGCCAAACCGGCCCTCACCGGTAAGGAATACATAGAAAAAGTAGCCGCCCTCACCGGCGCCAAACCCAAATACATGGTGCTCGGCAAATTCATGCTGCAGCTCTTCGGCCTCTTCTCCACGCCCATGGCCGAACTGGCGGAAATGATCTACCAGTACGACCGCCCTTATATCTTTGACAGCACCAAGTTTGAACAGCATTTTAATTTCCAGCCTACCAGCTACGATGCGGGCCTGAAAGCCGTGCTGGAAAAATAA
- a CDS encoding BamA/TamA family outer membrane protein — protein MKWMLGLAMMLCSITIAKAQTDSTSVPAADSLPAHRHSFFPIPVLGYSPEKGLEIGAAMLYSFYADHRNPGVHTRNSTLYLIPAITTEHQYKIDLRTEIWTRENLWHFRGGLRYQYFPFYFYGLGDTTHAADKSLVDNRRFRVQFDGERRITGHFYAGISLAFQDDEYKASDNKGIYMTMPLHYKSGGHELLAGITAVFDNRDNQNYTTHGTFLRLNLANALNFASSQTVYTVDLRGNQFFSLSKKSVIGLNGYFRSVQGDHIPFYLLPELGSDQIMRGYYTGRYRDQNYLAGQVEYRYLVDPKIRVKLGKWDMHPKFALAAFAGAGDVFNNHNFDLGNFKPSLGAGVRYFYDEHAKLTVRIDAAVGEKRPGEARQKGLYLSLAEAF, from the coding sequence ATGAAATGGATGTTAGGATTGGCCATGATGCTCTGCAGTATTACCATTGCAAAGGCGCAGACAGACAGTACTTCCGTACCCGCGGCAGATTCTTTGCCGGCACACCGTCATAGTTTTTTTCCTATTCCCGTGCTGGGTTACTCACCGGAAAAAGGATTGGAAATAGGGGCTGCCATGCTGTATTCCTTTTATGCGGATCACCGCAACCCGGGCGTGCACACCCGCAATTCCACCCTGTATCTTATTCCGGCCATCACCACGGAGCACCAGTATAAAATAGACCTGCGCACGGAGATCTGGACGCGGGAGAACTTATGGCATTTCCGCGGGGGATTGCGCTACCAATACTTTCCTTTCTACTTCTATGGCCTGGGCGATACCACGCATGCGGCAGATAAATCGCTGGTGGACAACCGCCGTTTCCGTGTCCAGTTTGATGGGGAGCGCCGCATCACCGGTCATTTCTACGCCGGCATTTCCCTGGCCTTCCAGGATGATGAATATAAGGCGTCCGATAATAAAGGTATTTATATGACCATGCCCCTGCACTACAAAAGCGGCGGGCACGAACTGCTGGCCGGCATCACCGCGGTGTTTGATAACCGGGATAACCAGAACTACACCACCCACGGCACTTTCCTGCGGCTGAACCTGGCCAATGCGCTCAACTTTGCCAGTTCCCAAACCGTGTACACGGTAGACCTGCGGGGCAACCAGTTCTTTAGCTTATCGAAGAAAAGTGTGATCGGATTAAATGGGTATTTCCGTTCCGTGCAGGGCGATCATATTCCCTTTTATTTACTGCCGGAACTGGGCAGCGATCAGATCATGCGGGGCTACTACACGGGCCGTTACCGCGATCAGAACTACCTGGCCGGCCAGGTGGAATACCGCTATCTCGTAGATCCAAAAATCAGGGTGAAGCTGGGTAAATGGGACATGCACCCAAAGTTTGCGCTGGCCGCCTTTGCCGGTGCGGGCGATGTGTTCAATAACCACAATTTTGACCTGGGAAATTTTAAGCCCAGCTTGGGTGCAGGTGTCCGCTATTTCTATGACGAGCACGCAAAACTCACCGTGCGCATAGACGCAGCTGTAGGAGAGAAGCGGCCCGGGGAAGCCCGCCAGAAGGGCCTTTACCTGTCGCTGGCAGAAGCGTTTTAA
- a CDS encoding class I fructose-bisphosphate aldolase has protein sequence MLTLDGIQSLLGQESDSLLQHTCNTISRNDLYLPGPSTIEDVYLGSNRNPQVLRSLGQLFNHGRLAGTGYMSILPVDQGIEHSGGASFAKNPEYFNPLNITKLAVEGGCNAVATTFGALALASRHYAHKIPFIVKINHNELLTYPNKFDQVMFGTVRDAWNLGAVAVGATIYFGSEQSDRQIVEVSRAFEEAHSLGMATILWCYLRNDAFKKDKDYHLSADLTGQANHIGVTIQADIIKQKQPENNGGYKALNTGSSSYGKLDERIYTQLTTDHPIDLCRYQVANCYMGRIGLINSGGASSGDKDLAQAVRSAVINKRAGGAGLISGRKAFQRPMKEGVEMLNAIQDVYLEKQVTVA, from the coding sequence ATGCTTACTCTCGATGGCATCCAGTCCTTGCTGGGACAGGAATCAGACTCCTTATTACAACACACCTGCAACACCATTTCCAGGAATGATCTTTACCTGCCTGGCCCCAGTACGATCGAAGATGTATACCTGGGCAGCAACCGCAATCCCCAGGTATTGCGCAGCCTTGGCCAGTTGTTTAACCATGGCCGCCTGGCCGGCACCGGCTACATGTCTATCCTGCCGGTAGACCAGGGCATAGAGCACAGCGGCGGCGCCTCCTTTGCAAAGAACCCGGAATATTTCAATCCGCTTAATATCACCAAACTGGCCGTGGAAGGTGGCTGCAATGCGGTGGCCACTACGTTTGGCGCACTGGCGCTGGCTTCCCGTCATTACGCGCACAAGATCCCCTTCATTGTAAAGATCAATCACAACGAGCTGCTGACCTACCCGAATAAATTTGACCAGGTGATGTTTGGCACCGTGCGTGATGCCTGGAACCTGGGCGCCGTGGCCGTAGGTGCCACCATTTATTTTGGTTCTGAACAGTCGGACCGCCAGATCGTGGAAGTGTCCCGCGCATTTGAAGAAGCCCATAGCCTGGGCATGGCCACCATCCTGTGGTGCTACCTGCGCAATGATGCCTTTAAGAAAGACAAGGATTACCATCTTTCCGCCGACCTGACCGGGCAGGCTAACCACATTGGCGTTACCATCCAGGCGGATATCATCAAGCAAAAGCAACCGGAAAATAATGGCGGTTACAAAGCCCTGAACACCGGCAGTTCCAGCTACGGCAAACTGGATGAACGCATCTACACCCAGCTCACCACGGACCATCCCATAGACCTCTGCCGCTACCAGGTGGCTAATTGCTACATGGGCCGCATAGGCCTCATCAACTCCGGTGGCGCCTCCAGCGGCGACAAGGACCTGGCCCAGGCCGTACGCTCCGCCGTGATCAATAAACGCGCGGGTGGCGCGGGATTGATCTCCGGCAGAAAGGCTTTCCAAAGGCCCATGAAAGAAGGCGTGGAGATGCTGAATGCCATACAGGACGTGTACCTGGAAAAGCAGGTAACGGTGGCATAG
- a CDS encoding ATP-dependent DNA helicase, with product MTPTHTLDLSNETFTLAANFVMNTTRHMFLTGKAGTGKTTFLRYVRENVKKNTVIVAPTGVAAINAGGVTVHSFFQLPFAPFLPESNGLFQGGPPGGSNHPLLKGLRIGAEKKALMLEMELLIIDEVSMLRADMLDAMDLILRHIRKQPVQPFGGVQVVYIGDLFQLPPVVPPDQWELLAPHYPSPFFFHAWAVKQNPPLYVSLQKIYRQNDRLFIDLLNRVRNAEVQPADLAVLNERYTEDFDQEQHKGYITLTTHNSKAESINLDALEALPTALHTFEGRITGDFSDKNLPNEMTLSLKEGAQVMFLKNDTEKVRRFYNGKIGVIRSIDKKRIVVGFEGEDTELEVEEETWRNIRYHFNVQTRRIEEEEIGTFTQYPIRLAWAITIHKSQGLTFQKAVIDAGDAFAAGQVYVALSRCVSLEGMVLRSRIGAGAIYTDAEVMAFARQESGVQELHNQFSNEKHRTLVHRYLSLFQWQFITDYLQDQKAKTQMKSFPERQPAIAFFNDLIVKAEKQQAVSETFQRQLLQLLQQTIATGDATQLETRLQAGLNYFRKILDEELIQPLHAHVEEMKTKTGVGRYLVQLEPLEELLHGKMRRLMAPDEVPVAEA from the coding sequence ATGACACCCACGCATACATTAGACCTGAGCAATGAAACCTTTACGCTGGCCGCCAATTTCGTGATGAACACCACCCGGCACATGTTCCTCACCGGTAAGGCTGGCACCGGCAAGACCACCTTCCTGCGCTACGTGCGGGAAAATGTAAAAAAGAACACCGTGATCGTAGCGCCCACCGGCGTAGCAGCTATCAATGCGGGCGGAGTTACCGTGCATTCCTTTTTCCAGCTGCCCTTTGCCCCATTCCTGCCGGAAAGCAATGGCCTGTTCCAGGGCGGTCCTCCGGGCGGTAGCAACCACCCGTTATTGAAGGGGCTGCGCATTGGCGCGGAAAAGAAAGCCCTGATGCTGGAAATGGAATTGCTGATCATTGATGAGGTGTCTATGCTGCGGGCGGACATGCTGGATGCAATGGACCTCATCCTGCGCCATATCCGCAAGCAGCCCGTGCAGCCTTTCGGGGGCGTACAGGTGGTCTACATCGGCGACCTGTTCCAGTTGCCGCCGGTGGTGCCGCCGGACCAATGGGAACTGCTGGCGCCGCATTATCCCAGCCCATTCTTCTTCCATGCCTGGGCGGTGAAGCAAAACCCGCCATTATATGTATCCCTCCAAAAGATTTACCGACAAAACGACCGGTTGTTCATAGACCTGCTGAACCGGGTGCGCAATGCGGAAGTACAGCCGGCAGACCTGGCCGTGCTGAATGAACGCTACACGGAAGACTTTGACCAGGAGCAGCACAAGGGCTACATTACCCTTACCACGCATAACAGTAAAGCGGAGTCCATCAACCTGGATGCACTGGAAGCCCTGCCCACAGCGCTGCATACGTTTGAAGGCCGTATCACCGGCGACTTTTCAGACAAGAACCTGCCCAATGAAATGACGCTTTCGCTCAAGGAAGGCGCCCAGGTCATGTTCCTGAAAAATGACACGGAGAAAGTACGGCGCTTTTACAATGGCAAGATCGGCGTGATCCGGAGCATTGATAAAAAACGCATCGTAGTAGGCTTTGAGGGGGAAGATACGGAGCTGGAAGTGGAGGAGGAGACCTGGCGGAATATCCGTTACCATTTTAACGTGCAGACCCGCCGCATTGAGGAAGAGGAGATCGGCACCTTTACCCAGTACCCTATCCGCCTGGCATGGGCCATTACCATCCACAAAAGCCAGGGCCTTACGTTCCAGAAAGCCGTGATCGATGCGGGCGATGCTTTTGCCGCCGGGCAGGTGTACGTGGCGCTGAGCCGCTGCGTGAGCCTGGAAGGCATGGTGTTGCGTAGCCGCATTGGGGCCGGTGCTATTTATACCGATGCGGAAGTAATGGCCTTTGCCCGCCAGGAATCCGGTGTGCAGGAATTACACAACCAGTTTTCCAATGAGAAACACCGCACGCTGGTGCACCGGTATTTGTCGTTATTCCAATGGCAGTTCATCACGGATTACCTGCAGGACCAAAAGGCCAAAACCCAGATGAAAAGTTTTCCCGAGCGCCAGCCCGCCATTGCATTTTTCAATGACCTGATCGTGAAGGCAGAAAAGCAACAGGCGGTGTCAGAAACTTTCCAGCGCCAGTTGTTACAGTTGCTGCAACAAACGATTGCCACCGGCGATGCCACCCAGCTGGAAACCAGGCTGCAGGCGGGTTTGAACTATTTCAGGAAGATCCTCGATGAAGAATTGATCCAGCCCCTGCATGCACATGTGGAAGAGATGAAAACCAAAACGGGTGTGGGCCGTTACCTGGTGCAGCTGGAGCCACTGGAAGAATTGCTGCACGGGAAAATGCGGCGGCTCATGGCACCGGATGAAGTGCCGGTAGCGGAAGCATAA
- a CDS encoding YciE/YciF ferroxidase family protein, translated as MKKTSAKNTTNRSAKATGGRASGRTQRASANARSAAAGSRKAATSRTGTGSKPTAKKATAKAAAKPKSKAAASSRSKVAAKPKAGTAAKAAPKKATSRSTVARRAAPKTPVRNSRSATRKQASTKDLLLELFHDEIKDIYWAEKNIIKALPRLKKAATSPALQAAFDAHLAQTREHASRLEEVFKKLDKKVQAKKCDAMEGLLKESESIISDTEAGTATRDVGLILAAQKVEHYEIATYGGLAQLARTLRLGDIEALLETTLQEEKDTDMKLTNIAENHVNYDALAESEGFQSATSNVFIAVEANVGGEEDDADEDEEEDIDFEEADIDIDEDEEDEEDEDDYEDLDEDEEEEDDEQR; from the coding sequence ATGAAAAAGACTTCCGCAAAGAACACGACCAACCGTTCGGCCAAAGCAACGGGTGGCCGCGCTTCCGGCAGGACGCAACGCGCATCCGCCAATGCCAGAAGTGCTGCTGCCGGTAGTCGTAAAGCTGCCACTTCCCGCACAGGTACGGGAAGCAAACCCACCGCCAAAAAAGCCACTGCAAAAGCTGCCGCAAAACCCAAATCCAAAGCAGCTGCCAGTTCAAGATCCAAAGTAGCTGCAAAACCCAAGGCTGGAACCGCCGCCAAGGCCGCTCCTAAAAAAGCAACATCCCGCAGTACGGTGGCCCGCCGCGCCGCACCCAAAACGCCAGTGCGCAATAGTCGCAGTGCCACCCGCAAACAAGCCAGCACTAAAGACCTGCTCCTGGAATTGTTCCATGATGAGATCAAGGACATTTACTGGGCAGAGAAAAATATCATCAAAGCCCTGCCCAGATTGAAAAAGGCCGCCACCTCACCGGCGCTGCAGGCCGCTTTCGATGCGCACCTGGCCCAGACCCGGGAGCACGCCAGCCGCCTGGAAGAAGTATTTAAAAAGCTGGATAAAAAAGTGCAGGCCAAGAAATGCGATGCCATGGAAGGCCTCCTGAAAGAAAGCGAATCCATCATCAGCGACACCGAAGCCGGCACTGCCACCCGCGACGTAGGCCTCATCCTGGCCGCACAGAAAGTGGAGCACTACGAGATAGCTACCTACGGAGGCCTGGCACAGCTGGCCCGCACTTTGCGCCTGGGTGACATTGAAGCCCTGCTGGAAACTACTTTACAAGAAGAAAAAGACACCGATATGAAACTCACTAACATCGCAGAAAACCATGTAAACTACGATGCCCTTGCAGAGAGCGAAGGCTTCCAATCCGCCACCAGCAACGTTTTCATAGCGGTCGAGGCCAACGTGGGCGGGGAGGAAGATGATGCTGACGAAGATGAAGAAGAGGATATTGATTTTGAGGAAGCTGACATTGACATAGACGAAGACGAGGAGGATGAAGAGGATGAGGACGACTATGAAGACCTCGATGAAGACGAGGAAGAAGAGGATGATGAACAGCGCTGA
- the tatA gene encoding twin-arginine translocase TatA/TatE family subunit has product MATFLQSPFLFLGEMNGKEIILILLVVLLLFGGKKIPELMRGLGKGISEFKNAKDGEASKSSVSDNNQNNA; this is encoded by the coding sequence ATGGCCACTTTTTTGCAATCTCCGTTTTTGTTCCTGGGGGAAATGAATGGTAAAGAGATCATTCTGATACTCCTGGTAGTTTTATTACTGTTCGGCGGTAAGAAAATTCCTGAGTTGATGCGTGGTTTGGGTAAAGGCATCAGTGAATTTAAAAACGCAAAGGACGGCGAGGCTTCCAAGTCTTCCGTTTCTGACAACAACCAGAACAACGCCTAA
- a CDS encoding uracil-DNA glycosylase family protein translates to MTFGEKVIDFNTHLHFTGRLPAGIRMMYPFEEGQEARGIMEQFYRKFYNDNGERRMLVGINPGRFGAGVTGVPFTDTKRLTEKAGISFQGGLQTHEQSAVFVHDMIDAYGGLKKFCRHFYFTSMCPLGFVMDKGKGREVNYNYYDTRELTSLVYDFMISKLQEQLEWGIDRKVGYVLGTGKNAAFVQQANEKYKFFKKLVPLEHPRFIMQYRSKYEQEYIDKYLAALRLKA, encoded by the coding sequence ATGACCTTTGGCGAAAAAGTAATTGATTTCAACACGCACCTCCACTTTACAGGCCGGCTGCCGGCGGGCATCCGCATGATGTACCCTTTTGAAGAAGGACAGGAAGCCCGCGGCATCATGGAGCAGTTTTACCGCAAGTTCTATAACGATAACGGTGAGCGCCGCATGCTGGTAGGCATCAATCCCGGGCGCTTTGGCGCGGGTGTTACCGGGGTGCCTTTTACGGATACCAAACGCCTCACCGAAAAGGCCGGGATCAGCTTCCAGGGCGGGCTGCAAACGCATGAGCAGTCTGCCGTGTTCGTGCACGACATGATCGATGCTTACGGCGGGTTGAAGAAATTCTGCAGGCACTTTTATTTCACGTCTATGTGCCCGCTGGGCTTTGTGATGGATAAGGGCAAAGGCCGGGAAGTGAATTACAATTACTACGACACCAGGGAACTTACCTCGCTGGTGTATGATTTCATGATCAGTAAGCTGCAGGAGCAACTGGAATGGGGCATTGACCGTAAAGTAGGTTATGTGCTGGGCACGGGAAAGAATGCCGCTTTTGTGCAGCAGGCCAATGAAAAATATAAATTCTTTAAAAAACTGGTACCGCTGGAGCATCCCCGCTTCATTATGCAGTACCGTTCCAAATACGAGCAGGAATACATTGATAAATACCTGGCCGCGCTGCGGCTGAAGGCTTAA
- a CDS encoding YeeE/YedE family protein: MLHTISSPWPWYVAGPLIGLTVPLLLLLGNRQFGISSTLRHICAACMPGDIEFFKYNWKQESWNLFFALGILLGGMIAATLLHNPEPVVLHPKLAESLAAHGITNLDGLVPVQLFNWPALLTLRGFILMVVGGFLVGFGTRYAGGCTSGHAIMGLSNLQWPSLVATCCFMAGGFLVANLVVPIILSL, translated from the coding sequence ATGCTCCACACCATCTCCTCCCCCTGGCCCTGGTACGTGGCGGGGCCACTGATCGGGCTTACCGTGCCTTTGTTACTGCTGCTGGGCAACCGGCAGTTTGGCATTTCATCCACGCTGCGCCACATCTGTGCGGCCTGCATGCCCGGCGATATTGAATTCTTTAAGTATAACTGGAAACAGGAGTCCTGGAACCTGTTCTTTGCCCTCGGCATCCTGCTGGGTGGTATGATCGCGGCTACCCTGCTGCACAATCCCGAGCCGGTGGTACTGCATCCTAAACTGGCGGAAAGCCTGGCCGCACATGGCATTACCAACCTTGACGGGCTGGTGCCGGTGCAACTGTTTAACTGGCCGGCCCTGCTCACCTTGCGCGGCTTTATCCTGATGGTGGTGGGCGGCTTCCTGGTGGGCTTTGGTACCCGCTATGCAGGTGGCTGCACCAGCGGGCATGCTATCATGGGCCTGTCTAATTTGCAATGGCCCTCCCTGGTGGCTACCTGCTGCTTTATGGCGGGCGGTTTCCTGGTGGCCAACCTGGTGGTTCCTATTATCTTAAGCCTTTAA
- the trxA gene encoding thioredoxin has translation MHTSEQADQKLQAILQGSTPVLLDFSAEWCGPCKQLAPILKDVKAKTGDKVRILKIDVDKNPKLSQEWQISGVPTLMLFKEGKLLWRQSGVMPAHQLLQVLQQHVG, from the coding sequence ATGCATACATCCGAACAGGCCGATCAGAAACTGCAGGCCATCCTGCAGGGCAGTACCCCGGTGCTGCTGGACTTTTCCGCGGAATGGTGCGGGCCCTGTAAACAGCTGGCTCCCATTTTAAAAGACGTAAAAGCCAAAACCGGCGATAAAGTGCGCATCCTGAAGATAGACGTGGACAAGAACCCGAAACTGTCGCAGGAATGGCAGATCAGTGGCGTGCCTACGCTGATGCTTTTCAAAGAAGGCAAGCTCCTGTGGCGCCAGAGTGGCGTGATGCCGGCCCACCAGTTGTTACAGGTATTGCAGCAGCATGTAGGGTAA